One Aegilops tauschii subsp. strangulata cultivar AL8/78 chromosome 7, Aet v6.0, whole genome shotgun sequence genomic window carries:
- the LOC109747748 gene encoding dehydration-responsive element-binding protein 1C: MDQYSYGGGDGDQAGQGGYATVTSAPPKRPAGRTKFRETRHPVYRGVRRRGAAGRWVCEVREPNKKSRIWLGTFASPEAAARAHDVAALALRGRAACLNFADSATLLAVDPATLRTPDDIRAAAIALAETACPAAPVAAEASAPAPAMMAMMQEPSAVEYDDYPMQYGGIGDFDQHSYYYDGLSAGGGDWQSSSHMDGADDDSNCGGGYGAGEVPLWSY, from the coding sequence ATGGACCAgtacagctacggcggcggcgacggcgaccagGCCGGCCAGGGCGGGTACGCGACGGTGACGTCGGCGCCGCCCAAGCGGCCGGCGGGGCGGACCAAGTTCCGGGAGACGCGCCACCCGGTGTACCGCGGCGTGCGCCGGCGCGGCGCGGCCGGGCGGTGGGTCTGCGAGGTGCGCGAGCCCAACAAGAAGTCCCGCATCTGGCTCGGCACCTTCGCCAGCCCCGaggccgccgcccgcgcccacgACGTCGCCGCGCTGGCCCTGCGCGGCCGCGCCGCCTGCCTCAACTTCGCCGACTCGGCCACGCTGCTCGCCGTCGACCCCGCCACGCTCCGCACCCCCGACGACATCCGCGCCGCCGCCATCGCGCTCGCCGAGACCGCCTGCCCCGCCGCGCCCGTGGCCGCCGAGGCGTCCGCGCCGGCGCCCGCGATGATGGCGATGATGCAAGAGCCCTCGGCGGTGGAGTATGACGACTACCCGATGCAGTACGGCGGCATTGGGGACTTCGACCAGCATTCGTACTACTACGACGGGTtgagcgccggcggcggcgactggCAGAGCAGCTCGCACATGGACGGAGCCGACGACGACTCAAACTGCGGCGGTGGGTACGGCGCCGGCGAGGTCCCACTTTGGAGCtactga